A single region of the Anaerostipes rhamnosivorans genome encodes:
- a CDS encoding PGRP and LysM peptidoglycan-binding domain-containing protein yields MKEVSIKLYEPGNKDGGITIPLLPGELEYKNSSRLQEYEILDLGKVSIPKGRNLCTIGWEGIFPAITREKFEFIQGTLKQPGFYIDKIERWRQKHKKVQVEISKTAFKSKLMYVNEFTCTLSAAGDYKYTISFIEAAELKLKRTVRKSKKGTKKYKVGRNSETLRDISKKFYGDGTKYQRIYKANKTLIDKENAKKKKEGKKVKSQYTIYRGQVLTIPPATAAEKKKLSILALQKAINKDKKYGKVPVNGKLDSSTKTILKKIVIKSGSRGEVVKFVQGKVGATKDGIYGPKTKAKIKTYQRKHNLKADGMAGIKTLTKMVS; encoded by the coding sequence GTGAAAGAAGTAAGTATTAAATTATACGAGCCGGGAAATAAAGATGGCGGTATTACAATTCCGCTTCTGCCAGGAGAGTTAGAATACAAAAATTCCTCCAGGCTCCAAGAGTACGAGATTTTAGATTTAGGAAAAGTCAGCATTCCCAAGGGACGTAATTTGTGCACTATCGGCTGGGAAGGTATTTTCCCGGCAATCACCAGAGAAAAGTTTGAGTTTATTCAGGGAACACTGAAACAGCCCGGTTTCTATATAGATAAGATTGAGCGTTGGCGGCAAAAACATAAAAAAGTACAGGTTGAAATATCGAAAACTGCCTTTAAATCAAAGCTAATGTATGTAAATGAATTTACCTGCACCCTTTCCGCTGCAGGAGATTATAAATATACGATTTCGTTTATCGAAGCGGCAGAATTAAAACTGAAGCGAACCGTGAGGAAAAGTAAGAAAGGTACAAAAAAATATAAGGTAGGCAGAAACTCAGAGACTTTAAGGGATATCTCTAAGAAGTTTTATGGTGATGGTACAAAGTATCAAAGGATTTATAAGGCAAATAAGACTTTAATTGATAAAGAAAATGCGAAAAAGAAAAAAGAGGGAAAAAAAGTAAAATCCCAATACACAATTTATAGAGGACAGGTGCTGACAATTCCACCAGCGACTGCAGCTGAGAAGAAAAAATTATCGATCCTTGCTTTGCAGAAAGCTATCAATAAGGATAAAAAATATGGCAAGGTTCCGGTAAATGGAAAGCTAGACTCATCCACAAAGACCATTTTGAAAAAAATTGTTATTAAAAGCGGAAGCAGGGGCGAAGTCGTTAAGTTCGTACAGGGCAAAGTCGGAGCAACGAAAGATGGAATTTATGGACCTAAAACAAAGGCAAAAATTAAAACCTACCAGAGAAAACATAATTTAAAAGCTGACGGAATGGCAGGTATCAAAACTTTGACCAAGATGGTTAGTTAG